In Mercurialis annua linkage group LG5, ddMerAnnu1.2, whole genome shotgun sequence, a single genomic region encodes these proteins:
- the LOC126681111 gene encoding ankyrin repeat-containing protein BDA1-like: MESQHLPMLYAAAAKGCVETFNSLIVRDPLILYKISLSSFVETPLHVSSLLGHLDFTVAILEKCPGMAAKLDSLRRSPLHLASAEGHTDVVIALLSVNRSVCLGCDEEGRIPLHLAAMRGNLEAARELVSYCPESISHELTDDGDTVLHLCVKFNQLDALKLLVELVDDDEFIIKSNRDGNTVLHLAAMLKRFQMIKYLISLPQVNKSVNYKNRMGLTALDLLQHTFRDFKNLEIQETLREVGAKRAVELNHNLLTSSIEEPTLSVSRQTSSKRKTWFKKCMKYIQYNVEETRGALMIVATVIATMTFQAAMNPPGGVWQQTYANSNGGPVCSETNICEVGTSVLAYAYPDAYTYFLIWNGIAFFASLCVVSLVVSGFPLTNKLYVWLLAQAIGITLIFLAQSYVIGIILVTPARLRSKMEKVGMIMFRVLLGVIIFASVIEILRFFVWTVKKVRRGWCKMKNKKTRVSKEIII; encoded by the exons ATGGAGAGTCAACATTTACCGATGCTATACGCAGCAGCAGCGAAAGGTTGTGTAGAAACGTTCAATTCGTTAATCGTAAGAGATCCATTGATTCTTTATAAAATCTCACTTTCGTCTTTCGTCGAAACTCCTCTGCACGTTTCGTCTCTACTCGGCCATCTTGATTTCACCGTAGCTATTCTTGAAAAATGTCCGGGAATGGCTGCAAAGCTCGATTCTCTGCGACGCTCTCCTCTTCACTTAGCTTCTGCAGAAGGCCATACTGATGTTGTTATAGCTTTGTTGTCCGTGAACAGAAGTGTTTGTTTGGGGTGTGATGAAGAGGGTAGGATTCCTCTTCACTTGGCGGCCATGAGAGGCAATCTTGAGGCTGCACGAGAATTGGTTAGTTATTGTCCTGAGTCGATTTCTCATGAGCTGACTGATGATGGAGACACAGTATTACACTTGTGTGTAAAGTTCAACCAATTGGATGCTTTGAAGCTGTTGGTAGAATTGGTGGATGATGATGAGTTTATCATTAAATCTAATCGAGATGGGAATACTGTCTTGCATCTAGCTGCCATGCTCAAGCGATTTCAG ATGATAAAGTACTTGATTTCTTTACCTCAAGTAAACAAAAGTGTGAATTACAAGAACAGAATGGGATTAACAGCCTTGGACCTGCTACAGCACACTTTCAGAGACTTCAAAAATCTTGAAATTCAAGAAACTCTGAGAGAAGTTGGTGCTAAAAGAGCAGTAGAGCTAAATCACAATCTCCTGACAAGTTCAATCGAAGAACCAACACTGTCTGTTTCCAGACAAACATCATCAAAACGAAAAACATGGTTTAAAAAATGCATGAAATACATACAATACAACGTAGAAGAAACACGAGGCGCGCTGATGATTGTAGCCACTGTAATAGCCACCATGACTTTCCAAGCTGCAATGAACCCCCCCGGCGGGGTTTGGCAACAAACTTACGCAAATTCCAATGGCGGTCCTGTTTGTTCCGAAACAAACATATGCGAAGTTGGAACTTCTGTCTTAGCCTACGCATACCCCGACGCATACACTTATTTCCTGATATGGAATGGTATTGCTTTTTTTGCATCACTATGTGTCGTCTCTTTGGTTGTTAGCGGATTTCCTCTCACGAATAAATTGTATGTGTGGCTTCTAGCGCAAGCTATCGGTATCACGCTGATTTTTCTAGCTCAGAGCTATGTAATTGGCATCATTTTGGTTACGCCGGCGAGATTGAGATCGAAAATGGAAAAGGTGGGAATGATCATGTTTCGAGTTTTGTTAGGGGTGATTATTTTTGCTAGCGTTATTGAAATTCTCCGGTTTTTTGTCTGGACTGTGAAAAAGGTGCGGCGAGGTTGGTGTAAGATGAAGAATAAGAAAACAAGAGTATCCAAAGAAATTATTATATAG